In Mustelus asterias unplaced genomic scaffold, sMusAst1.hap1.1 HAP1_SCAFFOLD_2705, whole genome shotgun sequence, the following proteins share a genomic window:
- the LOC144489948 gene encoding WW domain-binding protein 1-like, with product VRALCPGVNNQRYWCETGHCCGETGCCTYFYELWWFWLLWTLLILFSCCCAYRHRRTKLRLQQQQRQQEINLIAYHGACNYPGSPLDQRLLASFKLPAYEEVSAQPSTPPPSYSSIQCQGTRAELSPSLSSNNCTSCSCSSGSPNSSSISDASTPSDPEPGSPLSSSSHAAEDVSVTVSQAALSGSEVVVEEEEEDETRSRHRRLTGDSGIDVCRCLVHGDDNEDCAEETESFLLDRPGCGGELHTALLQPADSASLCSCQRPEETLTPILPV from the exons GTGAGAGCACTGTGCCCCGGAGTTAATAACCAACGCTACTGGTGTGAAACTGGCCATTGCTGCGGGGAGACTGGCTGCTGCACCTACTTTTACGAGCTGTGGT GGTTCTGGCTTCTCTGGACTCTCCTCATTCTCTTCAGCTGTTGTTGTGCTTATCGCCATCGCAGAACCAAACTGCGCCTCCAGCAGCAGCAACGGCAGCAGGAGATTAACCTCATTGCCTACCATGGAGCCTGTAATTACCCTGGCTCACCCCTCGACCAGA GACTCCTGGCTTCTTTCAAGCTTCCTGCGTACGAGGAGGTGTCAGCCCAGCCCAGCACTCCTCCCCCATCCTACTCTTCAATCCAATGCCAAGGGACCAGGGCTGAGCTGAGCCCTTCACTCAGCTCCAATAACTGCACCAGCTGCTCCTGTAGCTCCGGCTCTCCCAACAGCAGCTCCATCTCTGACGCCAGCACCcccagtgaccccgagccgggatcCCCGCTCTCCAGTTCCAGTCATGCCGCTGAagatgtcagtgtcactgtgtcgcAAGCGGCTCTGTCCGGCtccgaggtggtggtggaagaggaggaggaggatgaaacACGCTCCAGGCACCGCCGTCTCACCGGGGACTCTGGGATTGATGTGTGCCGTTGCCTTGTTCATGGAGAtgacaatgaggactgcgctGAGGAGACTGAGAGCTTCCTGCTTGACAGACCAGGCTGTGGAGGAGAGCTGCACACTGCCCTGCTCCAGCCTGCTGATTCAGCCAGTCTCTGCTCCTGCCAGCGTCCTGAGGAGACCCTGACTCCTATCCTTCCCGTGTGA